DNA sequence from the Vicia villosa cultivar HV-30 ecotype Madison, WI linkage group LG3, Vvil1.0, whole genome shotgun sequence genome:
GAAATAACTTTTTAAAAGCAAAGAAAGTGAATACTAAAATAAACAAGCATGAGTGGGAGAGAAAAGAGGAAGTGGATTTTAACATGAATGAATAATTGATAAAGTTACAACTGTCATTTCATTTATTAAAGAGCATTTGTTACATTAAAAAAAGGCTCCTATGgcactctctttttcttttcttttttggatTGAATCTCTCCTTCTTTATCTAGATTATTTTTAGAAGAAATTatggatgatttttttttataagcaagagaTAAAATTAAGAGAGCATTAGGGGTACTCTAAACCCGCTTACAAAAAGAGAAACGACGCCAAAAGCGACATTACCAACCAACacaaactaaaataaaactacaACAGCGGATTTTTGCAGAAATCATAATAGTTACATTTGGAGTAAGGAATGTTGCCGACGCAAGACCATTTCCAAACCTTAAGTTTGATGTTCCAAACTAAATCCGAAACACAAGGTTTGGCTTCGTTAAAGATGATGTCATTTCTATGATTCCAAATGCACCATAAAACTGCCAGCCAAATCCGACCCGAAACCTCCTTCCTAAACCTCTTTCTCCGGTTATCAAGAATCCAAGAGTTCAAGCTAGAGGCCAAATCACCTCCCAAACCCGAATCGCCTCCCACCCACAAGAAAATTTTAGCCCACACACGAATGGAAAAAGAACAGTCCATAAAAATATGGTTAACCGATTCCTCAGCCACTGAACAAAAAACGCACCTGAAGTCCGCCGGGTTACTGATAATACCACGCCGTTTCAGCAACTCCTTGGTGGGTAACCGATTGATTAAACTTCGCCACCCGAACGTTTTTATTCTGTAAGGGACAACCACCTTCCACGCGAATTCAAACAGAGCCGGATGAATGCCGCCTCCACCGGAATCAACATGATAAAGACGCAATTGTTTGTAACCGCTTCTTGTCGTGTATCCAAACTGAGGATCGGGCAGCCACACCACCGTGTCCGCAACATCATCATTCGGAGTCGTGCTAGCCAGAATACCGCGTAAACGATGCAACTGGTTCTGCAAAACAGAATTGGGATTAACAATCCCCAAATCGCCCCAATCCCATCCATCATCCTTCCAATGACCGAAATTGGCGACACTTTGGTCCTTCATAGTGCAGGCCTGATACAGTTGGGGAAGAACATCAATAAATCTACCTGCAGAATTCCAGAACCCGCTCCAAAAAGGGATGTCCAAACCATCACCCAACATGCTCCTAAACTCATTAATTAAAACATATGCAGCAAAAGAATTAGCAAAAGATTCCAGATACAAAATGTCTACCTACCAACTGGAGCGCTTCGCTCTTTTAACCGATTCGCCCCGCGTGAGAATGAGATGCTTCAAATTACCATACTTCTCGGTAAGAACTTTCAGCCACATAGAATCAACTCCTTGCGAAATTTTCCACTGCCACTTGAACAACAATGCAACATTAAAATCCTTTACGCACTTAAAACCCAAACCTCCTTTTTCGACCGGTAAACAAAGCGAATCCCACCGAAGCCACTTTTATTTTTTCAGAACTACTACCCCACAAAAAGTTATTCTGAATCTGTTCGATAATTTTACAAACCTTTGTCGGCGCTTTGAAAAAGGACAGTTGAAAAATAGACAGACTAGAAAGAACTGATTTAACAAGGGTAATTCTTCCCCCGAAAGACAAGAATCTTCCCTTCCAAGCAGCGAGAGGATCCTTGAGTTTATCAATGAGCGGCTTCCACCACGAGATCCTTTTGTGATTAGATCCCAACCGAATACCTAAGAAAAGGAAAGAATTGTCTTCAACCTTACATCCCAAGAAATTTGCTGCAGCCCCCATAAAATGCTTGCTAAGATTAAAACCAACAATCCTACTTTTGTGAAAGTTAACTCCCAACCCCGATACAACTTCGAAACCTCTCAACACCGCCTTGAGAGCCCAAAACTGACCCCAATTTCCTTCACCAACCAGTAATGTATCATCTGCGAATTGGATGATATCAACAAACACGGAGGTCCCCACTATGAAGTTAGAATAAATGCCGACATTCACCGCATTTCTAACCAGCGCCGCCAAGCCTTCAGCAATGAtaacaaaaaggaaaggagataGCGGATCTCCTTGCCTCAACCATTTCTTCACCTCAAAGTCTTTCGTAGGATTACCGTTGACAATTACCTACATCCAACTCGAACACACCATCGCCTCCATCCATCTAATCCACTTTTCACCGAAACCCATCCTCCTCATCATGAAAATAAGGAAAACCCAGTTCACTTTGTTGTAGGCCTTTTCAAAGTTTACTTTGAAAAGCAAACAACCCCTCTTCTCCTTAACAGCCGAGTCAATGACCTCATTCGCAACCAAAATTGCCTCGAGGAGCTGCCTGCCAGGGACAAAAGCACTCTGGGTGCTAGAGATTATAGACCTTAACACCAACTTCAACCTAGCAGCAAGGAGTTTAGATAAAGCTTTGTAAAGGCAACCTACCAAACAGATTGGCCGATAGTCGTCCAGAGAAACAGGATGCTCCTTTTTCGTAATTAAAGAGATAAAAGAGGAGACAATCGCCTTTGATAGAAAACCTTTATCATGAAAATCGTTGAAGAATCGAATGAAATCAGCTTTTATGAAGCCCCAACACTTTTTGATAAAGAAAAAGTTATAGCCGTCCGGCCCCAGGCTCTTCGACCCCTCACAACCCCAAATCGCATCCTTAAATTCCTTTTCCGTAAAGGGAAGTTCCAGATTGAAATTATCCCCGACTGAAATGGCTTTAAAAGAGAATCCCTCAAGAGAAGGCCGGGATTGGTTAGAATCGGAGAACTTACTAGCAAAATGCCTTCTGACCTCTTCCTTTATATCTCCCACCGACTCCAAGACTCCGTTATCCGAATCAATACTATTGATAAAATTTGCCCTCCTTCTGGCTTTCAAGGCACAATGAAAAAATCTGCTATTCAAGTCTCCTTCCACATCCCACTTAACTATAGATTTTTGGAAAATCATATTTTCTTTAATCTTCAAGTTCAGCCACATTTTTCTCGTCGCCTCACTACGAATCTCCACCAAATCTCCCAAATTACCTTCCTGAATCGAAACCAGCTGCGCATCCGTTATCGTTGATAACGTTCTCATCATTCCATCTTCTAAGACTGGTTTTAAGTAAGCGCAGTTCTTTCTCAGAAATTATGGATGATTTTATTTTTGCTGAGATGACATTATTAACACACAgacttttttaataaaaaaaagggttaaatatgtttttagtccttataaaattaccaaaaactacttttagtccctataaaattacttttgcactcacttttagtccctgtagagggactaaaagtgagtgcaaaagtagttttatagggactaaaagtcgacTTTTTTTTTGTAGGGATTAAAaaccaaaattgagatatttatagggagcaaaaacttatttaaccctaaaaaaaaaggaagaaatttAAGTATAACTACAAGAAAAGCTTTGAGAATtataagtatttatttattatattatatttttacctTTTCAAATTTAATTGCATCATGAAAAGACAatgcatataatttttttttggtgtaTGAgtctcttttaattttctttgtttgAAGTAATTTTGTAATGTGGGTGACTATCCCTTGTGCTTTGTTATTTATAAAAtctgttgcttataaaaataataatttaattgatagtTTCTGTTTTATTTAaatgcaattttaatttttttaatttaatttttttaatcattttattttaaaaattaattatttaatctttaatttcaatttctttttaagttttaattttattgattggCCGTGTCTAAattgataaatttaatatttatggtATATTGTAAGGATATAAGTATGTGAGTAGCTCAATTAACATGCGTTAGTTAAATTAAATTGGTGTAATATATTGGTTTAGAGTTtaatcttaatttatttatatttatatatcaatataaataaattttaatatttataaattaataattttaaaaaaataatagtaattaaaaaaaacagataTCAAAAGTATATACAAACTTTTTTTTAGTGTTATATGaaaaattgattaattattaaGGGATTGAAGATCTATTTTAACAACTGGTGTGTATTTTCAATAAATGACATTCCATGTATATGATATTAATTGAGCTCATGAGCACATGTTTAATTGACCCTAATGTTTGCTATCTTTACAACATTGTTATATTATTGAACATATGCGTTAAGTATGTTTACATTATGAATGTACATTCACGATGTTTGTAATATATatctaataattataattattcatGATGTTTTGATATGAGGgtgtttttaaaacaatatcaTTTTTCTAGAGGAAAAaagctttatttttttttacatatacaAAAAACAAATTTAGCAATAGAATTAGTTTCAAGTATactatttttcattattttatttacaaaatcaatctaaattatttaaaacttaCTTCTAGTTCTATCTTATTGATCAAGATTGTGAGATTCTTTAATAATATCTTTGACACATTTGTCATAATACATTTAGAAGGGTGGAGCATAAATACGGCTATCCACTTTGCTTGATATAGCAATATAGATTCTAAAATTCTCTCTTGAAAAGGATTATGCTTCACTTGCAAGATAAATTAACGTTTGCAACAACTCTTAGACTGATATTTTCTTATAAGTGCAAGCAAGTGTGGGAATATGAGTTTTGTAAAATACGAAAGTCAAACTTAACATAAGTATGAGAAATTAGAAGTTAGATTTAGACTAAAGTTTTTTTATGAAAGTAAACTTGAACTGCAAAGAAAAATTTAACTCATATTTATTTGCCTTAAAGTGTAAGTCTTATCCATAGAGGACTAATAATAATTAGAATCTCTCGTGAAATACACAAGAGGCTGATCCCTCGGCATTGCTCAAAAAGTAAGGGAACATTGAACAATGGGCCTAGTTGAATCAAAAGATAATGAGCAAAGGGGGCATTATCtagaagttaatttttaaaagtcAAATATAAATGATGGAAAATAgtcaaatatgtttttttttccttttcttcacCAATTAGTAGGGATGACAACAAATCGAGGGTTTCACACTACTCAAACCTCTATTCGaatccaaaaattattcaggtggcaaaataacactcaCGCCTATACTTGTTGGGTTTGAGTTTTTTTATCCAAACCCGAACTCGCAGCAAAATACATATAATACTTTTTTTGCGAGATTCACATTATCCAAACTCGCACCCAAAATATCGGATGACACACAAACCCAAACTCAAACCCGATCAATTCAAATTTTCACCCGTTAACTTAAATTCGGGTGCGGATAAATCCTATGGGTTTGGGTTTACCTGCCATCCTAATTAGTAATATGAATAACACACTATTGACTATTGTTTGTTCCAACTTTCTTACTTAATTCCATTATGTATTTGTCCTAAATATTGTTGAGAGACTCTACTGCAATATGTAAAACCATATATGGAAAAAGAGTGTTAATCTTCTTCTGAATTTTTCATCTATATATTTATGGTGGCATtgatttaatttaggtttaatataTCTGAGATTATAATGTctcttgttcatatttgttaCATGATTCAAGGTCGAGTCAGCTTCATGTCATGAAGTTGATTTGACCTTctaacataatatattttttcaaatggaATTTACATACTGATTATATTTAACCGCACCTTCCACCTGATTATTATCAAGTGTCTTAAATTTTCCCCGATAGATATCatgtttataataatataatatcaaagTAGGCTTAAATTATGACACAATGTCCATAGCCTCTTAAGTATGAGATCTCAAAGGGTGAAATGATTGTTAAAGTAAAGTCATGATGGTTCACAGTTCCTCAAAAGTGGGGCATAGAAAGTCGAAGTATTTTTAAGGCAAAGTCATGACTGTTAACAGTCCATGAAGCACGGGGTCTGGAAGGACGAAGTGATTTTTAAGGCAAAGTCATGACAACTCTGTTTATAGATGTTTTTGGTAAACAATCACAAGTTTATTGTACTGGTGAGATTAAATCAAAAAATCTTTAAAGCAATTTGTGCAAAATAATTGTACGAAAATTAATGTGCGTGAATTGAATGCAACTGTTTGTATGAAGACAAAATAGATGCAAAATTTAAATAAAGCAGAGCTCTGATTAAAGACAAAAATGTAAAATgtaataaatgacatgaaaacgACAATGATA
Encoded proteins:
- the LOC131658308 gene encoding uncharacterized protein LOC131658308, producing MRTLSTITDAQLVSIQEGNLGDLVEIRSEATRKMWLNLKIKENMIFQKSIVKWDVEGDLNSRFFHCALKARRRANFINSIDSDNGVLESVGDIKEEVRRHFASKFSDSNQSRPSLEGFSFKAISVGDNFNLELPFTEKEFKDAIWGCEGSKSLGPDGYNFFFIKKCWGFIKADFIRFFNDFHDKGFLSKAIVSSFISLITKKEHPVSLDDYRPICLVGCLYKALSKLLAARLKLVLRSIISSTQSAFVPGRQLLEAILVANEVIDSAVKEKRGCLLFKVNFEKAYNKVNWVIVNGNPTKDFEVKKWLRQGDPLSPFLFVIIAEGLAALVRNAVNVGIYSNFIVGTSVFVDIIQFADDTLLVGEGNWGQFWALKAVLRGFEVVSGLGVNFHKSRIVGFNLSKHFMGAAANFLGCKVEDNSFLFLGIRLGSNHKRISWWKPLIDKLKDPLAAWKGRFLSFGGRITLVKSVLSSLSIFQLSFFKAPTKWQWKISQGVDSMWLKVLTEKYGNLKHLILTRGESVKRAKRSSWSMLGDGLDIPFWSGFWNSAGRFIDVLPQLYQACTMKDQSVANFGHWKDDGWDWGDLGIVNPNSVLQNQLHRLRGILASTTPNDDVADTVVWLPDPQFGYTTRSGYKQLRLYHVDSGGGGIHPALFEFAWKVVVPYRIKTFGWRSLINRLPTKELLKRRGIISNPADFRCVFCSVAEESVNHIFMDCSFSIRVWAKIFLWVGGDSGLGGDLASSLNSWILDNRRKRFRKEVSGRIWLAVLWCIWNHRNDIIFNEAKPCVSDLVWNIKLKVWKWSCVGNIPYSKCNYYDFCKNPLL